Proteins encoded by one window of Cinclus cinclus chromosome 14, bCinCin1.1, whole genome shotgun sequence:
- the HIGD2A gene encoding HIG1 domain family member 2A, mitochondrial, translating to MAAEPPPPLEPCPLPVFPEEGFTEKFLRKTRENPLVPLGCLCTVSILAYGIICFKKGNTRRSQLMMRARVIAQGFTLAAMLGGMLATAVKSRQ from the exons ATGGCGGCCGAGCCGCCCCCGCCGCTGGAGCCGTGCCCGCTGCCCGTGTTCCCTGAGGAGGGATTCACTGAGAAGTTCCTGCGCAAGACCCGCGAGAACCCCCTGGTGCCCCTCG GCTGCCTGTGCACCGTCAGTATCCTGGCCTACGGGATAATCTGCttcaagaaaggcaacactCGGCGCTCCCAGCTGATGATGCGGGCGCGTGTCATAGCCCAGGGCTTCACCTTAGCCGCCATGCTGGGGGGCATGTTAGCCACGGCTGTCAAATCCCGACAGTGA
- the NOP16 gene encoding nucleolar protein 16 isoform X1 yields MPKAKGKSRRHKYSYNLNRKRLYRSARRRAAPRIACSHIRHAWDPHKSVAQNLAEMGLAEDPNKAVPIPKKLLGVEEESDRQQPGKKLVRKPYVVNEMELEASLPEKKSNTLSRDLIDYVRYMIQNHGENYKEMAQDEKNYYQDTPKQIKRKINVYKNFYPEEYKNFIASLKPEKMEVQ; encoded by the exons ATGCCGAAGGCCAAGGGGAAGAGCCGGCGGCACAAATACTCCTACAACCTCAACCGCAAGCGGCTCTACCGCAgcgcccgccgccgcgccgcgccCCGCATCGCCTG CTCGCACATCCGCCATGCCTGGGATCCGCACAAGTCGGTGGCGCAGAACCTGGCCGAGATGGGCCTGGCCGAGGATCCCAACAAGGCTGTCCCCATCCCGAAGAAGCTGCTG GGGGTGGAAGAGGAAAGCGACagacagcagccaggaaagaaaCTAGTGCGGAAGCCATACGTGGTGAATG AGATGGAATTGGAGGCCAGCCTCCCTGAGAAGAAGTCGAACACACTCTCACGAGACCTTATTGATTATGTGCGATACATGATCCAGAACCACGGGGAGAACTACAAG GAGATGGCTCAGGATGAGAAGAACTACTACCAAGATACTCCCAAACAGATAAAGAGAAAGATCAATGTGTACAAGAATTTCTATCCTGAAGAATACAAGAACTTCATTGCATCACTCAAGCCAGAAAAAATGGAAGTGCAGTGA
- the NOP16 gene encoding nucleolar protein 16 isoform X2, translating into MPKAKGKSRRHKYSYNLNRKRLYRSARRRAAPRIACSHIRHAWDPHKSVAQNLAEMGLAEDPNKAVPIPKKLLESDRQQPGKKLVRKPYVVNEMELEASLPEKKSNTLSRDLIDYVRYMIQNHGENYKEMAQDEKNYYQDTPKQIKRKINVYKNFYPEEYKNFIASLKPEKMEVQ; encoded by the exons ATGCCGAAGGCCAAGGGGAAGAGCCGGCGGCACAAATACTCCTACAACCTCAACCGCAAGCGGCTCTACCGCAgcgcccgccgccgcgccgcgccCCGCATCGCCTG CTCGCACATCCGCCATGCCTGGGATCCGCACAAGTCGGTGGCGCAGAACCTGGCCGAGATGGGCCTGGCCGAGGATCCCAACAAGGCTGTCCCCATCCCGAAGAAGCTGCTG GAAAGCGACagacagcagccaggaaagaaaCTAGTGCGGAAGCCATACGTGGTGAATG AGATGGAATTGGAGGCCAGCCTCCCTGAGAAGAAGTCGAACACACTCTCACGAGACCTTATTGATTATGTGCGATACATGATCCAGAACCACGGGGAGAACTACAAG GAGATGGCTCAGGATGAGAAGAACTACTACCAAGATACTCCCAAACAGATAAAGAGAAAGATCAATGTGTACAAGAATTTCTATCCTGAAGAATACAAGAACTTCATTGCATCACTCAAGCCAGAAAAAATGGAAGTGCAGTGA
- the NOP16 gene encoding nucleolar protein 16 isoform X3: MPKAKGKSRRHKYSYNLNRKRLYRSARRRAAPRIACSHIRHAWDPHKSVAQNLAEMGLAEDPNKAVPIPKKLLGVEEESDRQQPGKKLVRKPYVVNEMELEASLPEKKSNTLSRDLIDYVRYMIQNHGENYKVHSGARSTQSDSLLDLPISRMKTANPLCPGSCFAVS; this comes from the exons ATGCCGAAGGCCAAGGGGAAGAGCCGGCGGCACAAATACTCCTACAACCTCAACCGCAAGCGGCTCTACCGCAgcgcccgccgccgcgccgcgccCCGCATCGCCTG CTCGCACATCCGCCATGCCTGGGATCCGCACAAGTCGGTGGCGCAGAACCTGGCCGAGATGGGCCTGGCCGAGGATCCCAACAAGGCTGTCCCCATCCCGAAGAAGCTGCTG GGGGTGGAAGAGGAAAGCGACagacagcagccaggaaagaaaCTAGTGCGGAAGCCATACGTGGTGAATG AGATGGAATTGGAGGCCAGCCTCCCTGAGAAGAAGTCGAACACACTCTCACGAGACCTTATTGATTATGTGCGATACATGATCCAGAACCACGGGGAGAACTACAAGGTACATTCCGGAGCAAGGAGCACCCAGAGTGATTCACTCCTGGATCTTCCCATCAGCAGGATGAAAACTGCTAATCCTCTCTGTCCTGGATCCTGTTTTGCAGTCAGCTGA